From Gossypium raimondii isolate GPD5lz chromosome 11, ASM2569854v1, whole genome shotgun sequence:
CTCGACTTGAAGatattactaattttattttcaaaatgttattggattataattttgtttatttcctaaATATATTAGTTCGtcaataacatatttaatattttaattttctagaatttttatatagaattaagtttaaattgataaaagaaatgattTGAGGTTAGAGttgtgtttagggtttatggtgtAGCCACTTCCTAAAACCAACCAACTGAATTcattaattttggtttaataattttagttccATGCATCTTCATCTAATTTACACTGAATAATGGAGAATGTtcacatttataattatattaattcaaatttaagagTACTACTATCACATTAAAGTTAATTCCATCTAATGTTTTCAACTTTGCAAACTCGGTCATGCTTGGCCCATATTGGACTCAACCATGAGTTAAGTGGCTCACATCAAGTGTTGATGTGAATATGTATTGTATTTATACTcctaaacttaaaaaacaaatgatgatgtttatttaaaattggtttatagtattttctaaaattaagttGGCGGTGGAAAGAGCCTAATCTGAATTACGTAATCACCTGTAGTAAAAAACCTGCATTTTAATCCGaaagaaatgaagagaaaaaagagacaAATGATGAAGACATGATTGGAAAAGCAAAGTTGAGCCCATTCCTATAGTCAAAAGCCCACCCACCAAAATGATTTGCTTTCTTTCTTCAAACGTGTCTGAGTCTCCCTTTTACAACATCGGAAACAAATCAAGCTTTTCCCCAACAAAATTTTGtgataaaacaaataataatgcCAGAAggataaaaactaaaatgactctTCATTTGTCCCCCTTCTATCCCTCTCCATAGCCGgcctttctttaattaaatccATTCCATTTCTTCTTTTTCGTCCTTTTAATTCAATCTCAAATCTCATTTTCCTTTGTGATTCAAACTTTCCCCttcttgtgtttttcttttttcctaggAATTTTTTCATTTGGATACAAACTGAATTACGTGATATTGAGGTGGAAGTAATAAAGTTGTTTCCTTTTTAAGCTTTTATGAGGTGGGTTTGATCTGGATTTGGCGTTTGGGTTGGAGGGAAATTTATAGGAGTTTCAATTTGGGTTCTccttatttttggatttaaaaattcCGGGTTTGATTTGAAATGGTCTATTTCCGTAACTCTATCTCAGTCTGCAACTCGGTTGACCAGGCTTCTTCAGCTCCGATCATGGCAAGTTCTGTGAATTCAAATGATCTTGTGATGAACAACAAatcgtcgtcgtcgtcgtcaAGAAACAATCTTTACAAGAAACAAAAGGTATTCAATTCACCAAGTTGTTTAAAGATTCCATCTTGTGAAAGATCAAGATCCGCTGCCATTGATGTTGTCATCTTGATTGCTGTGATCGCTGCTTGTGGATTCTTGTTGTATCCAACTATAAAGTGTCTATCATTGAAATTGATTGGATTCATTGGAACTGCCTTTTACGTTATTGGTGAGGAAATTATGAGAGCTCCTATGATA
This genomic window contains:
- the LOC105802471 gene encoding uncharacterized protein At5g19025 encodes the protein MVYFRNSISVCNSVDQASSAPIMASSVNSNDLVMNNKSSSSSSRNNLYKKQKVFNSPSCLKIPSCERSRSAAIDVVILIAVIAACGFLLYPTIKCLSLKLIGFIGTAFYVIGEEIMRAPMIYGSIGLGFSCAAIAAWILLLCTTKKCRNPNCKGLRKAAEFDIQLETEECVKNSCTLVKDGVKKGLFELPRDHHKELEAELKKMAPVNGRAVLVFRARCGCSVGRLEVPGPKKQRKIKK